A single Mustela lutreola isolate mMusLut2 chromosome X, mMusLut2.pri, whole genome shotgun sequence DNA region contains:
- the LOC131821301 gene encoding ferritin heavy chain-like: MATPLLSQVRQNYHPDCEAAVNSQISLELYASYVYLSMAFYFDRDDVALKHFARFFMRRSRKETQHAEKLMELQNQRGGRLRLRDIKKPDRDDWEGGLKAMESALHLEKSVNQSLLDLHQLATDKNDAQLCDFLESHYLHQQVEALKELGGYVTSLRKMGAPEAGVAEYLFDKLTLGHSDKKY, from the coding sequence ATGGCCACCCCGCTGCTCTCCCAAGTGCGCCAGAACTACCACCCCGACTGCGAGGCCGCCGTCAACAGCCAGATCAGCCTGGAGCTCTACGCCTCCTACGTGTACCTGTCCATGGCCTTCTACTTCGACCGCGACGACGTGGCCTTGAAGCACTTCGCCCGCTTCTTCATGCGCCGCTCCCGCAAGGAGACCCAGCACGCCGAGAAGCTGATGGAGCTGCAGAACCAGCGCGGGGGCCGCCTCCGCCTCCGCGACATCAAGAAGCCGGACCGCGACGACTGGGAGGGCGGCCTGAAGGCCATGGAGAGCGCCCTGCACCTGGAGAAGAGCGTGAACCAGAGCCTGCTCGACCTGCACCAGCTGGCCACCGACAAGAACGACGCCCAGCTGTGCGACTTCCTGGAGAGCCACTACCTGCACCAGCAAGTCGAGGCCCTCAAAGAGCTGGGGGGCTATGTCACCAGCCTGCGCAAGATGGGGGCCCCCGAAGCCGGCGTGGCAGAGTACCTGTTTGACAAGCTCACCCTGGGCCACAGCGACAAAAAGTACTGA